Part of the Methylomonas sp. AM2-LC genome, GGCAGGCATTTGACCATTTTGATGCAACATTAATAGCCGCTTATACAGAACACAAGCTGGCTGCTTTGGCAGAAAATACCGGTATTATCCGTAACCGCTTAAAAATTGCTGCTGCCGTTGCCAATGCACAGGCATTTTTAAATGTGCAGGCCGAATTTGGTCGTTTCGATACCTATATCTGGGGGTTTGTGAATGGCCAAACCCGACAAAATCACTGGCAGACTCATCAACAGCTTCCGGCTTTTACACCGGAATCTGAACGCATGAGCAAAGATTTGCAAAAACGCGGTTTTAAATTTGTCGGCAAAACCATTTGTTATGCCTATATGCAGGCGGTAGGTATGGTTAATGACCATACGGTGGATTGTTTTCGACATGCTGAAGTGCAGCTTTTGGATATTCCCTCGTTATAGCAACAACACGCCTGACGATTTGATTCCTGTTGCAGATTGCACAAAAATAAGAACAAATTAAGAACTAGTTTGAGTTTTGTTGTACCATCATCGGCCTAATTCATTATCAGGTGTATTGATGAACAGCGCATCACTATTGTTACCACAGCTTCAATATTC contains:
- a CDS encoding DNA-3-methyladenine glycosylase I — translated: MSKCRWALASANEEHYHDLEWGVPLHDDHKLFEFLILEGAQAGLSWRTILNKRDNYRQAFDHFDATLIAAYTEHKLAALAENTGIIRNRLKIAAAVANAQAFLNVQAEFGRFDTYIWGFVNGQTRQNHWQTHQQLPAFTPESERMSKDLQKRGFKFVGKTICYAYMQAVGMVNDHTVDCFRHAEVQLLDIPSL